A segment of the Malassezia restricta chromosome V, complete sequence genome:
CGTATCGAGCGCTGGCATGGACTGTGTCATGACAGCAGGTAAGTCCTCGTTCGAATCATCAGAAGGGGGCTCTGAATTAGAACGCTTAGTTTGCAGTGACGACGCATGCTCCTGGTCGACCTTTTCCACAAGTTGATCGAGGGCAGCAAGGATTTGCGCCACCAACGGTTCGTAACGCTCCGAAAGTGACAAGGCAGCACCCTCTGCGGCCATAAAGCCTGGAAGAGCAGACTCATACTGACTCCAAGTATAATTGATGATGCTCGGCGGTGTCAAAAACAAGTCATTCATGAGCTGCAGACCAGACGAGCCGGCGCTTCCTTTCCCGACCCAGCCAGGTGGAACTCGGCAAAACGCAATTTGAATCAACAGCAAAGATGGAATCATTTGGAACGCTTGCTTCGCTGCAGGTGAAAGTAGGTTTTCAAAGTCGGTATCGTTCGTCAAATGATTTAGGGCATCAGGGTCATGAAGCAACGTACGAAGCACAGTTATCGTGCTTTGCAACGCTTCAAACGCTTCACGAAGCGCCTCATGTGCAAGATCCTCTTCTCCATCATCGTCCGAGTGGCCGTTTTCTGGGTGAGCTCGTCCAGCCACATCAGCCGAGGCTGACGTCTCCGTCGTAGACGTGTTGCGCTTGTGCTTGTAAGACACAGAGGGGTAAAAGTTGGTGCAGAATTGAAGCATGAGGCGTTCGAACACATGTAAATCTTGTAGCTGCTCTGCTACTAGAAGTGGATTCACCACATAGCAGTCAACATCGGTCGCAGGCAGGGCAAACTGACCACTCCACGACTCAAAATCTTCAGATGTCATAGTAGGCGATTGTGTGCCTGACGCCGATTCGCCCTGCCACTTGCGTTGACCTGATGGTCGACTCACATTGCGTAACGCATGAGCAAGCTGCGTCGGGGTCGGTACACGCTTCGAATGTTCCACAGACAAAAGCGCATTCAGCACCATACTCGACGGCATGGATCCAGGCGCACGACCAAAGGCGTGCGAGAATTCAGCTTCCACGAGCGATGCCGGCGCAAATACTGAACGTGACGTGATAATGAGAAGACCCTTCCAAATAATGTGAATAGCCACAGAAATGAACCACGCTTGACCATCTTGACCACAACGATCCACGATGCGCAGAACAAGAAGGCGATAAGCTGCATCTAGGCGCTCCTCAAGCTCCTTATGCCATGTTTGACGCTTCTCAGTTGAGCCATCTGTCTTACTGAGCAACGGCGGTGTCATTTGTGGCTGGAACGGACGGGGATTCGCGCGGCTCAGGCACTCTGTGATCGATGACTTGACACTTACCAGCAATGGCTGTACCACATGGATGATGCTGGTTTCCATCTGCTCACGCAAAGGTGACAGGATATCATGCACGAATGGCGGCATGGGTGGCTTTGCCATACCCTCTGCGGCAGTGGGCATTAGGATATTAGGAGaatgcagcagcgccagaGGAGGCAGACCTTCCAAGCACCGCTCCAAGCTCTCTTCGACAATCCATTCCAGACTTATTAGAGCCAGGTTGAACTCCATGGCGGGGGAGATGTGCTGAGCACCGCGCAGCGAAACAGGCacctgcagcgccgtggGGTCAGTGCGCGGCGAAACGAGTTGGGACTCGATGCGAGATATAAAGTGAGAGACAGTTTTGAGCACAGTTCGCGagacggcgcgcagcagaTAAGGATCCACTCGCTCGGCATTATGCAGCTCATCAATGATAAGGCGAGTCATCTCAATCACCTTTACTCTGTTAGGCAGGCGGTTGTTGCCGTATACAATGTTCTGAATGCGTGGCACACTGATAGACGTGCCCGTGAAAGGCGACGTACCTGAATGTGCGATGCTCGAGACGTTGCATTGACTCGCCACAAATGCCTTATTGAGGAGCTCATTCATGCGCAGTGAAAACTGAGAGAGCCGCGAAGGATCAGTCTGCATGACAGCTTGAGAAGCAGTATGCGTCACATGGGTGGGAGGAGTGGTGGGGGGTGTGGAAGTCGAAACTTGCGGCGCCCGCTTCGAGAGTGAAGCGAGAGACAAAACGCCCGGTCGTCGTGAAGCTCGTTGCTTGTTGGGATCAACCGCTTCTGCCGATGAACCCGGCGCCTGATGATTCTTTGGGACAGTGCCAGAGAACAGGGTCATAGCGAGTCACCGATGAAAGTGTCGAAATACGATAGAAAGAAGTCTCAGTCTGGCTCGAGGTCCAGACCAGTCAGCGCGAACGACGGCACACCTTGTTGAGAGCGGACACTAGTTATAGCAGCACAATAGAAATCGCCTAATGTAAGCGATGTAGGATCAACCATCAAGGTTTTAACCAAGTGACACTCTTTGTTGCGTCGAACCAAGGGCGCTGTCAAAAGAGCTGGTCTCCAACGGTCCGAGGTCGGAAATTTTCAATTTTTTACCCACGCGCGTGCTTGCCAAGCAACTGGCCATGCGGCACGCTTCTTGTGTCAGCCACAAATAAAACTACTGGATTCAGACCAATCAATATGCGAAATGTCAGCATTCTACAACGGATCGTAGCTTAGCTCGCATGCTGGGCGACTTGTTCGTTGACCCAAGCAGCAAATGCATCCTGTACACGCTCATTTCTAGAAATAGGAATGGACTTGTACTTACGAGCCCATGCCACGTAGTAACTGCCGCCTTCGCCGGCAGCTTCAGGCGCCGTGTTCAGATAGAGCTGTGTGATGGCACCCATGTGAGCTGGGTAGAAAATGGTCGACTTGAGCAATGGTATCGCGATAGCGTTGAGTCCCTTGTCCCAGTCGCGAACCAGCTCTGATTCAAGGATGCCGGGATGGCACGATGTAAAAACAATGTTCTCTTTACCGTAGTGGCGGTGGAACCAATTGGCACTCAGAATGTTATACAGCTTACTCTGACCGTATGCACGGGTGTGAGCCGGTACGTAGCACGATGTGTGGATACCAGTCACATCAGTCGGATCGAAGCCTTTCGGCGATGAATTACGATGTGCAATGCTCGAGGTAAAACAGACACGAGGCGGCTGATCCGGGGTGGCCTGTGCTGATGCACGCAATGCAGGCAGCAGAAGTAGAGTAAGATAATGATGACCCAGGCTATTGGTTCCAACGTGCAACTCGTAGCCATCCTTCGTTGTCGGTCCAACGACTGGGTTCATGACACCAGCCGAGTTGAAGAGCATATCGACCCGCTGAACCTTGGTAAGGTATTCCCCAGCAAACTTTTTAATGCTTTCTAGACTGGCCAGATCAAGAAGCATCCATTCTACTTGACCAGGTAGTTGAAGTTTGGCGAGATCAGTGATAGCATGTTGAGCGCGTTCCTCACTACGGGCAGCCATGTATACTTTGGCGTTCTTGCTCAACAATACGCGAACAGTCTCATATCCAATGCCCGAGTTGCCACCAGTCACAATGGCGATTCGACCGGTCAAGTCAGGAACCTGATCAATGTTCCATTTGGGCGCAGGTGGAAAAAGAGCTGACAGTCCCAGCATCGTGCGTGAGTAATGGCGGGCGTATTTAAAGTAGAGGGTCTGCAATCCAAGGCGCTTAAATTGGATTGGGACCGTGCGAGGTAAAAATTAATATCGCTGCGCCCTTGAAGTGAATCAGCATTGCGTTGACCTTAGGATTCTTACTTCAAGCGCTCACCTCACCAAATAGTGTCTATCGCTCATGGGAGTAAGTCATATCTCGTCGACCTTGCGCTGCACATGTGAGCACATTGGGGTGAGGCACGCATCAGGTGAAGACTGCAACTGTACTCTATTCGGATGACGGGATGAAATGCTCAACAAATAAGAATGCTGCGCTTTAGATGATGATGCATACCTAATGGTAAGCATGTCGGGAAAATGATATCCCATCACTCTAGGTGCCCAAGAGCTTGATCATCAGAGGGCTCACTCATGTTGTTGTTCGTGCTGGCCCAACATGGCACAAGCAAATCATACACTACATTTCGTCGCAGAGCATCCTGAAACAAAAACCTTTGCTTAAGTATGTCAAACACAAGTCTTAATGCtcgcagcgagcgcgacaGCTCCTTGTGAGAACCTTTCTTGCGTTGTTACATGGAGCTTCACCGCGTAGGAAGGTTATGTTTTTCACAAGATAAAACTTGCCTTTACTTCTAGGAATGTTCAAACTTGTGGCCGATGCTGATCTCTCTGGGCCAGTAGATCTAAGCTTTATTCGGGCTGCGCATCGCTTCCTCCAATCTGTTCGCGTGGTCGAGCATCTAGAGATGATCGCATATCATCTCAAAGTATGACCCAGCTGTCTATGTGCAATTTGATATGATAAGTTTCAAAAAGAAAATTATCGTGTATGGATCAGATTGGATGCAACAGCATACTATAACCCTAAGCAATGGTGCTTTATAGCCATGCTCAGCATTAACACCAGAGGTTGGCAAGTGCGCTCTAACCTCCACTTGACCTGTTGCCACCATGTCAGAATCCGTACCTGCCAatgtgcagcagctgcgagCCATGTTCGAAGGGGGCGATACATCTACTAACGCGACGCAAAGCACAGAAAATGAGGCGTTTATTACGAAGCCCAGTCTAAAACCAAAGCCGGCGCACTTGTCCAAGGCTGCTGACCGAGCCGGTGCGGACTCGGCCAAGTTATCTGGGGACAAGCCTTCCGACCCCCGGCAGGGCATTCAGGCAAGTGAGGCAGACACCCCCATCCATGCACAAAGCAGTGTCCTAAGTACAGAGGCCTTGAGTGAAAGTGATTCTCAGGAAAACGCTACAAATGCACAAAGCACAGGCAATGAGCGAGCCTCTAGTTTGCCTTTGGAGTCCATTCAGGCACCCATGTCAAATATGTCCCTTTCTGACGATAAAATGCAGCATGATCATGTCATATTACCAGAGCCGCATTCACCCTCTCTGGAAAAGAGTCCTGCAAACGAGGATCCTGCCTCCACTGAAGTTACAGATACCAACGCTTCTCAAAGTACAAATCGAACACCAATTAATGTAAACGTATCGGAGAAGAAATGCAAGCCACAGCTTCCACCTCGTCCTCCCAAACCACATGCAGAGAAGTCAGTGGCATCATCTTCATCAtacgtcgctcgacgcccggctccagctcgtccagccACAAAACATTCATTGCATGCTAGGACTCCGAGTGCGGCGGATGCGGAAGGAACTCAAGCTACCGCTATGCGTGCTGCACCACCCAGTTCCGGTCAGGTACCTTCGCGCTATGACATATGCTTTGACTCCATTTGTACAGACTCATCGTCTCCTATTGCCCGTTCTGGTACCGTGTATGAAGTATGGATGCGCAGTGGCCTGCCTCAAGATGAGCTGGCAGCGATCTGGAGAGTTGTGGCTGGCAGCGACCCGACTATCGAGGGTCTTTCGCGTACACAATTTACAACAGGTCTCCGCACAATTGATTCTTATCTACGTCGCGATTACATTTTGAGCAGCACCGCATCAGGTCCCAGCCCCGCATCTGCTGCCCCTGTCTTGCCGGCGCGCTCTTAAGCTTCATAGGGAAAATGTACATGACTTGCCACCCTTTCGAGGATCGGCCGAGTGTCGATTTCTACGGTGCGCGCAACGCGATGTGGATCCTATATTCATCACCACCGCGGATACAGCGCGTGACGCGCTGACTATGGTCCAATGTGTGACATTCGAAATTCGTTGGCATAATACGCTGCCTATATACTCTTGCTCTTTTCAGCCTATATCCGCTGCTCGCTTGACGCAAGTACTGGATCATAATCTAGGGCAAGGTGCGTTGACGTGTTTGAACTGACAAGTAGCTGCTGGTTTACCTCCTGGGCAGTGCCTGGCCGGTGATGAGCGGAAAGGACAGGAAGATCATCAAGCAAAAGTGCCAGTGCTAGCTGGGGGTCAGAGCTGGCGCCTCGC
Coding sequences within it:
- a CDS encoding dehydrogenase codes for the protein MLGLSALFPPAPKWNIDQVPDLTGRIAIVTGGNSGIGYETVRVLLSKNAKVYMAARSEERAQHAITDLAKLQLPGQVEWMLLDLASLESIKKFAGEYLTKVQRVDMLFNSAGVMNPVVGPTTKDGYELHVGTNSLGHHYLTLLLLPALRASAQATPDQPPRVCFTSSIAHRNSSPKGFDPTDVTGIHTSCYVPAHTRAYGQSKLYNILSANWFHRHYGKENIVFTSCHPGILESELVRDWDKGLNAIAIPLLKSTIFYPAHMGAITQLYLNTAPEAAGEGGSYYVAWARKYKSIPISRNERVQDAFAAWVNEQVAQHAS